A genomic region of Cannabis sativa cultivar Pink pepper isolate KNU-18-1 chromosome 1, ASM2916894v1, whole genome shotgun sequence contains the following coding sequences:
- the LOC115706130 gene encoding transcription factor RAX2 produces MGRAPCCDKTKVKRGPWSPEEDAALKHYMHNNGTGGNWIALPHKAGLNRCGKSCRLRWLNYLRPDIKHGGFTEEEDNVIWTLYSNIGSRWSVIASQLPGRTDNDVKNYWNTKLKKKLLARSTNSNETTDNSTTDHLNLTRFSSPLINPKAENSDQGNSAYCDHSTNSDTLPYLMNVNCVQSFDLKHPTSQLSYSSNPVEVSDFGTNGNTGSSISSTSSSSTLAMENCTSFASWAGTGNVNIEDGILLDLGFDSSNDTFLSGFGF; encoded by the exons ATGGGAAGAGCCCCTTGTTGTGACAAAACCAAAGTCAAAAGAGGACCTTGGTCTCCTGAAGAAGACGCCGCCCTCAAGCACTATATGCACAACAATGGAACTGGGGGTAACTGGATTGCTCTCCCTCACAAAGCAG GTCTTAACCGGTGTGGCAAAAGTTGTCGTTTGAGATGGCTGAATTATCTCAGACCAGATATTAAACATGGAGGTTTTACTGAAGAGGAAGACAATGTCATTTGGACCCTTTATAGTAACATTGGAAGTAG GTGGTCTGTTATAGCATCACAACTTCCAGGAAGAACAGATAATGATGTGAAAAACTACTGGAACACCAAGTTGAAGAAAAAACTATTGGCAAGAAGCACCAATAGCAATGAGACTACTGATAACAGTACTACTGATCATCTCAACTTGACTCGTTTCAGTTCACCTTTGATTAATCCCAAAGCTGAAAACTCTGATCAGGGGAACTCTGCTTACTGTGATCATAGTACTAATTCAGATACATTACCATATCTGATGAATGTGAACTGTGTGCAAAGCTTTGATCTCAAACACCCAACTAGTCAACTTTCTTACTCATCAAACCCAGTGGAAGTTTCTGATTTTGGAACAAATGGGAACACAGGCTCCAGCATTTCATCAACTTCATCATCATCTACTTTGGCTATGGAGAATTGTACTAGTTTTGCTTCATGGGCTGGCACAGGCAATGTCAATATTGAGGATGGGATTCTTTTGGACTTGGGATTTGACTCTTCTAATGATACTTTCCTCAGTGGCTTTGGAttttag